CAGGGGTCCGACCACCTGCCCATTCTGGTGCACGCCTCGCTCGACCCGGTGCCGGAACTGCTGGTGCCGGGGGCGGCTGTCCCGCCGTCCTCCGCGCTGCCGACCCGCCCGTGGGTGCGGTCGAGCACCTCGGTCGGGACGTGGCGTCCGCTCCGGCGGCCGGGGCGCACCGGCCGGAACAGGACGCCGCGGGCCGGCGCCCGGCGGAAGCAGGACCGGCACCTCCTGCTGCCCTGACCGGAGAGTCCGGCTCAGCGGCGCAGCCGGCCGACCATGGTGACCACCACCAGGACCACGGTGCCGAGGACCACGCCGACGACCGCGGAGCAGGCGGTCTCGACGATCCAGGCGACGGCGTCCCCGCCGCCGACCGTCTCCTGCAGATGGTGGACGACCTCGTGCGGCAGATGCCAGCCGAGTTCGTCGACCCCGGTGACGAGGATGTGCCCGCCCACCCAGAGCATGGCCGCGGTCCCGACGACCGACAGGGTCGACAGGATCTTCGGCATGGCGCTGACGAGGAGGCCACCGAGCTTCCGGGTGGCTCCGCTGCGTCCGGCTGCGGCGAGTGCCAGTCCCACGTCATCCGTCTTCACCAGCAGACCCACCACCCCGTAGACGGCGAAGGTGATGAGGAACGCCACGACGACGAGGACCACCGCGCGTTCCAGGAAGGGCTCGTCGGCCACCTCGTTGAGTGAGAGGACCATGATCTCGGCGGAGAGGATGAGGTCGGTGGTCACCGCACCCTTGACCAGCGACTTCTCGTCGTCCGGTCCCTTGTCGACCGCGGACTCGGCGTGATCGGCATGGTCGGGGCCGTCACGCCGGTTCCGGAGTGCGGCGACGGCGTGCCAGAGTTTCTCCGCCCCCTCGAAACTCAGGTAGGTTCCGCCGACCATGAGCACCGGGGTGAGCACCCACGGTGCCAGCCAGCTGAGCAGCAGGGCGACCGGCAGGATGATGACGATCTTGTTGACCAGCGACCCCTTCGTGATCTGCCACACGATCGGCAGCTCACGGGCGGGGGTCACCCCCTGGACGAAACCGGGCGCGACCGCCGTGTCATCGACGACGACGGCCGCCGCCTTCGTCGAGGTGGTTGCCGCGGCATGGGCGACGTCGCCGGCGCTTGCCGCAGCCTTCCTCGCGATGAGGGCGACGTCGTCGAGGAGGGCGAACAGGCCTCCGGCCATGGGGAACTCCGTATTTGCGGTAGGGGCGCAGAGACACGGTCAGCCGGCGAGGAACTCCATCCACCGGTCCCATTCGTGCTGCGTCTGGACCAGACCATCGTAGTAGGCGGCCTTGAGTTTGTCCGGATTGCGTTCAGTGTTGTTGATCCGCATCTGGTCCGGGAAGAACAGGTACGCGCGGCCCTGCTTCTCCAGCTCGAGCAACCGGCGCTTCGTCCGGTTGTACCGGGTGGGCCGGGCGATGATGCGCTCGGCGACGGTCGGGTAGCGGCTCAGCAGCCGCCGGACCGCCGCAGGATGCTTGACCTCGGGACGGACATAGTCGCGCGGTCGGGTGCACAGCACGAGGAACCGCTCGAAACCGTCGGCCTCCGCGGCGTCCACCGGGATACCGCCGTTGTCGCCGAGTGCGCCGTCGACATAGGGCTCGCCGTCGACCTCGGGCATGTTCATGATCACCGGGAGGGTGGAGGACGCCCGGACCCGTTTCAACAGTGATTCCAGCGTCGTGATGTCCTCCCGGCCCCAGGTGACCGTCTCGCCGGTGAGGGCGTGCGTCGCACCGATGCGGAACGGGGTGGGGTCAGCGGTGAAGGCGTCGAAATCGAAGGGGAGGTCGTTGCCGGGCAGGCCGGCGGTCTCGTAGATGTACTCGGCGTTGAAGTAGCCGTCGCCCCGGATGAGGGACCCGACCCCGCCGGAGGCGGGGGAGGCGCTGAATTCCACGAAACTCTCCCGGGTCCGCGCCGGATCATGGGACAGGTAGTTGACCGTGTGCGACGCGCCGGCGGAGACTCCGCCGATCCAGCCGAACCGGATGTCGTGGGTCATCAGTTCGTGGACGGCGGCGGCGGTGAAACTGTTGCGGGTACCGCCGCCCTCGCACACCAGTGCCACGTCGGGGGCGGTCAGGTCCGAGAAGAGATCACTCATAGCCGGTCCCACTTCCGTCGAGGGCGGTGTCCCAGTTGATGTCGAGGTGGCGGAGCGCCTCATCGGCGGGCACGTTGCCGGCGTTGAACCGGACGGTGTGGCCCACGCACTGCGGGCAGTTCACCGCCGTCGCGATGACCTCCGCCACCGTCTCCCGGGGTACCGAGGTGCCGGCGGTCCGGCCGTCATCCTCACCGATCAGGCTGATGCAGCCGTTCCCGGGCGCGTCGGTCAGGGTGCTGGGGCCGAGGACGGTCCAGTCCAGGTCCGCCTCGCGCAGGTGGTCGTCGGCCTCCGCCTTGGCGTCCGCGTAGTAGTGGAACGGGTCGCTGTCGGGGATGCCGTGGTCGGGGTAGGAACCGCACCAGGAGACCATGATGAACCGGTGCGCGCCGACCTCCTCGGCGGCGTTGATGGTGCGGATCGCCGCATCGCGGTCGACTGCGGTGGTGCGCTCGGGGTCGCCGCCGCCGGCACCCGCCGCCCAGATGACCGTGTCATGACCGTCGAGCAGGGTACAGATGTCGTCGGTGCTCAGGGCCTCGATGTCGGCGACCCGGGCCTCCGCGCCGGTGGCGGAGACCTCGGCGGACTGGTCGGGGTCGCGGATGACGGAGGTGACCGTGTTCCCTGCGTCGACCAGCAGTGGTGCGGTGAGGAGGGCGACACGCCCGTGCCCACCGACGATGACGATGTCACTCATGGGACCCAGCCTACATACGGGGGACCGTCGACCCGACGGCTCCCGCCCCGAGGCAGAGGTGCGTACCCGGTGCCGCACCGTGGATCTCGACGAGGACGGTGCCGCCCCCGCCGTCGAGGGTGACCCACCGCTGCTCCAGGGTGGTGCCGACCGGGACGTCCACGGCACGGGAGCGCCAGGAGGCTTCGTCCTCCAGCCCGTTGGGGGTGCTGAGTGTGACGGTGACCGGCGCGGAGGCCACCGCATTGAATTCCCAGGTCCAGTCGCCGTAGGGCAGCGCCGGGAACACGTTGACCAGCTGCGGGTGGCCCACCTCGACCCTGGTCCCGCAGCCGGGCACCGGGCCGGCGTCCGAGTGCGCCCGGGGGGAGACCTCGGCCGGGACCGGGCGACCGTCCAGGCCGATGATCACCGGCCGGTCGGTGACGGTCGCCGTGCCGCCGGCCGGGGCCAGGGACCCGGCGACCCGGCTGATGCGGTTCCACGGGTGGTTCAACGGGGTGAGGATCTCCAACGGGACCGGCTGGTCGAGGAAGGGCGTCCCGTCGGCGACCGTCCGCCGCAGACCCGCGAGATAGTCGGCGGCGGGATCGTCGTGCCAGGCGTGTGTCCAGGTCGCGGTCGCCACCACCGAGGAGCAGAGGAACAGTGCGGCGGGGGCGCAACGCAGCAGGCTGCCGGGAAGTCGGACCGGTCGGGCAGGCCCCGCTGCCCCGGCCAGGCCGACGGTCACCGACAGTACCGCGACCGTCCACCAGTCGGACCAGTAGTGCAGTCCCCGCACGAGGACGTCCGAGGACCCGGATCCGCCCCGACCCACGGCCAGCAGGAGGAGAATCACCGCGAGATAGGCCAGCGGGAACAGGAACGTGGGGAGCGCGCGGCGCAGACCGGTACGCCGGACTACCACGGCCACGGCGGCCGCCACCAGCACGGCGGCGATGACCTGGAGGCCGACCGGGGTGGTGGGGAAGGGATGACTGGTGCCCCACCGCTCCCAGGTCCACGGCCCGCCCACCGCGCCGGGCAGCAGCGTGGTGCGCAGCGCATCGACGATGCCGGAGGCCACCCCGTCACCGGGCGGGGCGTCCCGGTCCGGGGGAGTGAGCCCGCCGAGCCCCAGGTAGAGCGCCGCCCACGCGACCGTCAGCAGGACCGGGGCGACCCACCGCCGCCACCGGAACTGTCCGGCCAGCACCGTGAGGACGAGCACCGCGGGCACCACGGTGAGGACCCGTTCGGTCATCAGCAGTCCGATGAGGAGCACACCGCACATCAGGGCCGACGACGCCAGGACGCCCCACCGGGACGTGCGGACCTGGATGAGGATGACCGCAGCTGCCGTCAGCTGCCAGGACAGGGCCGTCAGCGCCGCCGACCACCAGCCGGACCCGACCATGAGGAACGGGGAGAAGACCAGGGCCACCAGGGCCGTGGTCCGCAGCACCGGGCGCGCGGCGGTCGCCGGCCACACCGACAGCGTCCGCCACCACAGCAGTGCGGACAGCGCGGTGGCCACCAGAATCAGCAGGGCGGGCAGCCACCACTGCAGTGGTGCCAGGGCGTCCGCCGCGATCTGCACGGCGGCCGACCCGGGCATGAGATGTCCGTCGTAGGGCACCCACAGGCCGGACACCCGGAACCGGGCCGGGATGACCAGGTCGTCACCGTAGAAGCTCCGGTGGGCGAGCTGCCCGCCCCGGAGCACCAGAGCCAGGATCAGCAGGGCCGGTGTCAGCAGGGCCGGGACGCTCCACCGGACCGGTCGGCGGGCTGTCACGCCGGCGTGAGCGGTCCGATGTGCATGGCGACGATGTCGTCGTTGCTGCAGCCGGTCAGTCCCTGCATCGGCAGGTAGAGTGCGTCGAGCTCGTCCGGCGGGAAGATGCGCAGGCCGTCGGCGGGGGCCTCGGAGCACTGGTCACCGTAGTTCTGGACGTTCACCACCCGCAATGTCGCCGTGGCGCTCTGGCCGGGGCCGAGGGTGACCGGGTCGGCGGTGCCGGCGTCCCGGTCGGCGGGGGCGCCGACCTGTGTGCCGTTGTTCTCACCGACCATGCTGACCCCGGGGAACCCGGCGACGGTACAGGTCCGGTCCCCGGAATTCTTGAAGATCAGCGGGTGGTACACGCTGCCGGCGGCACCGTCACCGCGTCCTGCGGTGACCGTGAGCTCGGAGGTGTGGCACCGGCTGCCGTCGTCGACGGAGCCGTTGCCGTCACCGGGTGCCGGGGCATCCCCGGACGGGGGTGCGGTGGTGGGGGTCGGTCCGGTGGGGGAGGCGCCGGTGGAGGCCGCGGTCGTCTCCTGCGGGGAGCCGGACGCCGCGGTGTCGTCGTCATCGGAACCGCATGCGGCGAGGGCGAGTACGGCGGTGCACGCCAGGGCCGCTCCTGTTCTCATCGCTGTGGTGGTCATGTGTCCCAGAGTAACCGTGGCCGAAGAAACCCGGGGGCAGGGAAACCGGGGCGGGGGAACCGGGGGCGGCGGCGGCGCCGGCCGGGGGCGATTAGGCGCGGGACCGGGGTGCCCGGGATACGATGTGAACCGGTAATCATCGGCCACCCGTTGTGAGGAGTACGACACCTATGGGCTTCAACCCCGATTTCGACCTGTTCCAGCTGCCGCCGGAGTACCAGGAGCTGCGGGCCAGCATCCGGGCGCTCGCGGAGCAGGAGATCGCCCCGTACGCGGCGGAGGTCGACCGTGACGAGCGGTTCCCGGAGGAGGCGCTCACCGCTCTCAACAACAGCGGATTCAACGCCGTGCACATCCCCGACGAGTTCGGCGGACAGGGCGCGGACTCACTCGCCGCGGTCATCGTCATCGAGGAGGTCGCCCGGGTATGCGGCTCTTCCTCACTGATCCCGGCGGTGAACAAGCTCGGCACGATGGGGCTGATCCTGCAGGGTTCCGACGAGCTGAAGGCGAAGGTCCTGCCGGACATCGCCAACGGTGCGCTGGCCTCCTACGCCCTGACCGAGCGTGAGGCCGGGTCCGACGCCGGCGGCATGAAGACCAAGGCCGTCCGGGACGGTGACGAATGGGTGCTCAACGGCTCCAAGTGCTTCATCACCAACGGGTCCCGCTCCACCTGGTTCACCGTCATGGCGGTCACCGACCCCGACGCCGGTTCGCACGGCATCTCCGCCTTCATGGTCCACAAGGATGACCCGGGATTCCGGGTCGGCGGCCTGGAGCACAAGCTGGGTATCAAGGGCTCGCCGACCGCGGAGCTGTACTTCGAGGACTGCCGTATCCCCGGCGACCGCATGATCGGTGAGGAGGGGACCGGTTTCAAGACCGCCCTGCAGACCCTCGACCACACCCGTCCGACGATCGGTGCCCAGGCGCTGGGTATCGCCCAGGGTGCGTTCGACGCCGCCGTCGCCTACGTCAAGGAGCGCAAGCAGTTCGGCAAGCCGATCGCCGCGTTCCAGAACACCCAGTTCACCCTGGCCGACATGAAGATGAAGATCGACGCCGCCCGGCTCATGATCTACACCGCCGCCTCCAACGCCGAGCGCGGTGTGGCCGAGGGCGGGGCGAAGCTGGGGCTGATGGCCGCCGGGTCGAAGACCTTCGCCTCGGATATCGCGATGGAGGTCACCGTGGACGCCGTGCAGCTGCTCGGCGGTTACGGCTACACCCGCGACTTCCCGGTGGAGCGGATGATGCGTGACGCCAAGATCACCCAGATCTACGAGGGCACCAACCAGATCTGCCGCATGGTCATGGGCCGCCAGATCCTTAAGTAACGTCCTCGCGTAGCGGGGAGGCGTCCGGATCCTGTCACGGGATCCGGTCGGGGTGGTGGGGGACATGCCGCTGTGCCGGCCGATCCCTTGCCGATCCCTCAGTTCGGCCCAGCCGGCAGCGGATATGTCTGCGCGGCAGGCCAAAACGGTGTCTGAAAGGCTGTCTGACATGGTTTTGGCCTGCCGGTCAGCCGGATGGTCTGCCGGTGGGGTGATCTCGACCAGCGCACAGCCCCGGATCTGAGCGTCAGACACATATGTTCCCCGATCCGTGACACGGACCGGGGGACAGGTGCCTCCGGTGGTACGCAGGTTCGACCGGGTGGGGCGTTTAGTCGG
This is a stretch of genomic DNA from Corynebacterium nuruki S6-4. It encodes these proteins:
- a CDS encoding DUF808 domain-containing protein, translated to MAGGLFALLDDVALIARKAAASAGDVAHAAATTSTKAAAVVVDDTAVAPGFVQGVTPARELPIVWQITKGSLVNKIVIILPVALLLSWLAPWVLTPVLMVGGTYLSFEGAEKLWHAVAALRNRRDGPDHADHAESAVDKGPDDEKSLVKGAVTTDLILSAEIMVLSLNEVADEPFLERAVVLVVVAFLITFAVYGVVGLLVKTDDVGLALAAAGRSGATRKLGGLLVSAMPKILSTLSVVGTAAMLWVGGHILVTGVDELGWHLPHEVVHHLQETVGGGDAVAWIVETACSAVVGVVLGTVVLVVVTMVGRLRR
- a CDS encoding patatin-like phospholipase family protein encodes the protein MSDLFSDLTAPDVALVCEGGGTRNSFTAAAVHELMTHDIRFGWIGGVSAGASHTVNYLSHDPARTRESFVEFSASPASGGVGSLIRGDGYFNAEYIYETAGLPGNDLPFDFDAFTADPTPFRIGATHALTGETVTWGREDITTLESLLKRVRASSTLPVIMNMPEVDGEPYVDGALGDNGGIPVDAAEADGFERFLVLCTRPRDYVRPEVKHPAAVRRLLSRYPTVAERIIARPTRYNRTKRRLLELEKQGRAYLFFPDQMRINNTERNPDKLKAAYYDGLVQTQHEWDRWMEFLAG
- a CDS encoding DUF4232 domain-containing protein, whose product is MTTTAMRTGAALACTAVLALAACGSDDDDTAASGSPQETTAASTGASPTGPTPTTAPPSGDAPAPGDGNGSVDDGSRCHTSELTVTAGRGDGAAGSVYHPLIFKNSGDRTCTVAGFPGVSMVGENNGTQVGAPADRDAGTADPVTLGPGQSATATLRVVNVQNYGDQCSEAPADGLRIFPPDELDALYLPMQGLTGCSNDDIVAMHIGPLTPA
- a CDS encoding SDR family oxidoreductase, encoding MSDIVIVGGHGRVALLTAPLLVDAGNTVTSVIRDPDQSAEVSATGAEARVADIEALSTDDICTLLDGHDTVIWAAGAGGGDPERTTAVDRDAAIRTINAAEEVGAHRFIMVSWCGSYPDHGIPDSDPFHYYADAKAEADDHLREADLDWTVLGPSTLTDAPGNGCISLIGEDDGRTAGTSVPRETVAEVIATAVNCPQCVGHTVRFNAGNVPADEALRHLDINWDTALDGSGTGYE
- a CDS encoding acyl-CoA dehydrogenase family protein, with translation MGFNPDFDLFQLPPEYQELRASIRALAEQEIAPYAAEVDRDERFPEEALTALNNSGFNAVHIPDEFGGQGADSLAAVIVIEEVARVCGSSSLIPAVNKLGTMGLILQGSDELKAKVLPDIANGALASYALTEREAGSDAGGMKTKAVRDGDEWVLNGSKCFITNGSRSTWFTVMAVTDPDAGSHGISAFMVHKDDPGFRVGGLEHKLGIKGSPTAELYFEDCRIPGDRMIGEEGTGFKTALQTLDHTRPTIGAQALGIAQGAFDAAVAYVKERKQFGKPIAAFQNTQFTLADMKMKIDAARLMIYTAASNAERGVAEGGAKLGLMAAGSKTFASDIAMEVTVDAVQLLGGYGYTRDFPVERMMRDAKITQIYEGTNQICRMVMGRQILK